The region TGAACACGCGCCGGTGGCCGTCGTTCATGGCGTTCACCGAGCGCTCGGGGTGTTCCCAGGTGTCGTCCTTCTGCAGCGCGGGGTGGACCCGGTCGTTCGTGTTCCAGGCGAGCCGGGTGCGGTACCAGAGCCGGTAGTAGGGGACGTGGTCGAGCAGGTACTGCGCGCCCTCCTCGATCGGCGAGAAGTACACGTCGTTGGGGGCCACCCACTGCGGCGAGCGCTGGAAGACGGTCAGCCGCGCGACGTCCGGCGCGATCGCGGGCACGACCTGCATCGCGCTGGCTCCCGTCCCGACGATCGCGATCCGCTTCCCCGTGACGTCCAGGTCGGCGGGCCAGTGCGCGGTGTGGAAGATCGGGCCCCGGAAGCGGCCGAGGCCGGGGATCGGCGGGAGCTTCGGGCGGTTGAGCTGCCCCGTCGCGCTGATCACCGCGTCCGCGGTGAAGGTCTCCCCGGTGGCCGTGCGGACCGTCCAGCGCCGCTCGGCGGGGCCGTGGACCGCGGAGACGACCTCGGTGCCGAACCGGATCCGCTCCCGCAGCCCGTGCCGGTCCGCGACGTCGCGCAGGTAGGCCCAGACCTCGTCGCGCTTGCCGAAGTGCGTCGACCAGGCGCGCGGCGCGAACGAGTAGGAGTACAGGTGGCTGGGGGTGTCGACGCCCGCGCCCGGATAGGAGTTCTCCAGCCAGGTGCCGCCGACGTCGGCGTTCTTCTCCAGGACGACGTGCGCGATCCCGGCCTCCGCCAGCTTGATCGCCGCGAGGATGCCGGAGACCCCGGCGCCGATGACGATCACCCGCAGGTCGTTCGGCGGGGCCGTGCGGACCGGGGCGGGTGCGAACCCCATGTCCTCGGCCGTCATCGCCGCGTACTCCGGCGGCACCGGCTCGCCGACGGCCACGGACATGATCTCGGCGAGAGCCTCGCCCGTGGGCGCGGGAACGGCCGGCGGGCGTCCGTCCGCCCAGGCGGTGACGGCGTCCGCGGCGGCGGCCCGCAGCTCGGCGCGGACCTCCGGGGAGAAGCCGCCGAGATCGTTGTCGTCCATGCCGCGGCTGCGCGTCGGGCGGTAGGGATCGGCGAGCCAGCGCCGGTCGCCGGTGAGCTGGTGGAGCACCGCGACCAGCGAGGGCAGGTTCGCGTGCTCCAGGGCCGCGGTGAGCCGTGCGCGGTCGAGCGGACGTTCCGGTGCGGTCATCGTCGACCCCTCCTTCTCCGGACCCCAGGCTAACTGCGGTTAGGTCCCGTGGGTATCGGCCCGGCGCGATCGACGGTTGACGCGTGTCCGGCGCCACAGCATGCTTCCCTCGCCAACCTAACCACCGACAGGTGAGAGCGGGAGACAGCAATGGAGCTGACCGAGGCGATGCGAACGACCGGCACCTGCCGGTACTTCAGCCCGGACCCGGTCCCGGACGACGTGCTGCACCGCGCCTTCGACGCCGCCCGGTTCGGTCCGCAGGGCGGCAACCGGCAGCCGGTGCGGTGGATCGTCGTGCGGGACGCGGCGCGTAAGCAGGCGCTCGCGGACCTGTACCTGCCGCCGTGGAAGGCCTACCTCGCGGGGATCGGCATCGGCGACGTCGCGGTCGGCGCACTTCCGAAGACCGTCGCGGACGCGGACCACTTCGCCGAGCACCTGGCCGAGGCGCCCGCGATCGTCGTGGTGTGCGCGGAGATCGACGGCCTGCACCCGACGGACCATGAGCTCGGCCGGCTGTCCGTGGTCGGCGGCGCCTCGATCTACCCGGTCATGCAGAACCTCTGCCTCGCGCTCCGGGACCAGGGCGTCGCCTCGGCCGTCACCACGCTGCTGTGCCACTCGGAACCCGAGGTCAAGAAGCTCCTGGACATCCCGGACGGCGTGATCACCGCGGCCCACGTCGCCATCGGCTACCCGGCGAAGGGGTTCCCGCACCGGCTCAGCCGGGCCGCCGTCGAGGACACCGTGTCCCTCGACTCGTACGCGACCCCGCTCTTCACATGACCGGCCTCGCCCGCCCGTCGGAGCTGGCGGAGCAGTACCGGACCCCGCTCGGCCGGGCCACGATCGGCGACCAGCTGCGCCGGCACGCCCGGACGAAGCCCGGCGCCGTCGCCGTCGTGGGCCACGCTGTCGACGGGACCCGGACGGCCACGACCTACGCCCAGCTCGACGCGCGGGCCAACCGGTTCGCGCACGTCCTGCGTGGGCTCGGGGTCGGCCGGGGTGACGTCGTCGCCTCGATGGCCCGGAACTCGGTCGACGTCGTCGCCGCGTACTACGGCGTGCTCAAGCTCGGGGCCGCGTTCACCGGGGTGAACCCGATGTACGGCGCCCCGGAGGTCGGGCACCAGCTCGGGCACGCCGAGCCGCGGGTCGTGCTGGTCGACGAGGACTTCCGCGGTCTCGTCGGCACCGTCCTGCCCGACGGCACGCAGCTGCTCGGCTATCCCGAGATCGACACGCTGCTGGCCGAGGCTCCGGACACCGAGCCGGAGGCGGACGTCCACGAGCACGACGTCGCGATGATCGTCTACACCTCCGGCACCGAGGCCGCGCCCAAGGGCGTGCTGATCCCGCACCGCAACTACCTGATCTCCACCGCACCGGCGTGGAGCTGGGGCCTGCGGACCGGGCCCGACGACACCTGGCTGTTCGTGATGCCGTTCCACACGATCGCCGGGCTCGGCTCGATGACCACACTGACCCTGATGGGCGCCACGCTGGTCCTCCCGGCGACGACCGACCCCGCGCGTTCGCTGGAGATCATCGCCGGCGAGCGGGTCACCGTGATCGCGCAGACCCCGACGTTCTACCTGGCCCTGGCCGCGCAGGAGGCGTTCGGGACGGACTCGGTCGGGACGGTCCGCCGCTGCCTGACCTACGGCGGCCAGGTCGCCCCGCACGCCGTCTCCTCCTGGGCGGCCGCGGCGCCCGACGCGGTGTGGGGCACGTACTGGGGCCAGTCCGAGCTCGCCCAGCTCGGTTCGGTCGGCTGGTTCCGCACGCTCGACGACGTCCCGGACCGGGACCCGTCCTGGATCGGCACCCCGGTGACGCACCTCGAGATCAAGGTCGTCGACGCCGATGGCCGGGAGGCCGAGATCGGCGAGCTGCTCTGCCGCTCGCCGTCGGTGATGCTCGGCTACCACCGCGACCCCGAGCGGACCGGGGAGGTGCTGGCCGACGGCTGGGTGCACACGGGGGACATGGTGCGGATCGACGCCGCGGGCAACCTGTTCTTCCACGACCGGGCCAAGGACATGATCAAGACCGGTGGGATGAACGTGTCTTCGCAGGAGGTCGAGCGGGTGCTGCACGCTCACCCGGACGTGCTGCGTGCCGCCGTCGTCGGGCTGCCGGACGAGTACTGGTCCGAGGCCGTCACCGGGTTCGTGATCCCGCAGGAGGGACGCGCCCCCGATCCGGCGGAGATCATCGCGTTCTGCCGGGAACACCTGGCCGGGTACAAGACGCCGAAGGCCGTGCACGTCGTCGCGGAGCTGCCGGTGGACCCGCAGGGGAAGATCCTCAAGCGGGAGCTGCGGAAGAGAGGCGGATGAGCACGCCCGACGCCGTACCCCTCTCCCGGGACGCGCGGACCCGGTTGCGCCGGGCGGAGATCGTGACGGCCTCCGCCCGGATCTTCGCCGAGCACGGCTACGCGGGCGTCGGGATGCGGCAGATCGCGGACGCCGTCGGGATCCGTGGGGCGAGCCTCTACCACCACTTCCCGGCCAAGGAGGAGATCCTCTACGCGATCTGCCTGACGGTCACCCGGGAACCGAACGAGGAGAACCTCCCGCTGCTCGACGCCGCGGGCACGCCGGCCCACCGGCTGGCGACGCTCGTGCGCGCCCACCTGCGCCACCTCGCCCGGCGGCGGGTGGAGCACCTCGTCGCGCTGCACGAGCTCGCGTCGCTCTCGGTACCGCACCGCGCCGAGATCGACGACTACCGGCGCTACTACCAGCGCCGGGTGCGGGACGTGGTCGCCGCCGGGATGCGGGCGGGGGAGTTCGGCGTGCCCGACGCGCAGCTCGCCGCCTTCGGCCTCTGCGACATGCTCAACGGCTTCAGCAGCTGGTTCGTCGACGGCCGGGAGCTGGAGCTCACCGACGTCGTCGAGGGGTATGTCGAGCTGATCGTGGGACGGATGCTGGGCGCGAGCGGGCCGCTCTGAGCCGACCGGGCGGCTCGGGGCCGGCCGGGGCGGCCGACCGCCACTCGGGCGGCCGGGCCGGCTGGGCCGCTCTCGGGCGACCCGGCCGCTCGGTCCGACGGGCCGACCGCGCCGCACCAAGCCGCTCCGGGCCGCGCCGGGTCAGGCGCGCAACCGCAGCCCCTTCGGGGTGACCCGGAAGCCCGCCTCGGTGAGCACGTCCGCGAGCTCCGAGCCGAGCGACCCGACTCCGTCCGCCCGCTCGACCGCCAGGGAACCGAGCCAGCCCTCGTGCACCGCCCCGGCCAGGGCCTGCGCTGCCGCGGCGAGCTCGTCCCGTTCGGTGGTGAAGGACAGCAGGGACCGGCCGCCGCGCTCGACGTAGAGCGCCGGAGCCCCCTCGACCAGCACGACCAGCGCCCCGGCCTTGCGTCCGGGCCGGTGCTTGGAATCCCCGACGGTGTCCGGCCACGCGAGGGCCGCGCCGTAGGGCTGGGCAGGATCGGCGGCGGCCAGGACGACCCGGGACAGGCCCGCGCCCCCCGCGGATCCGCCCGGCCCGGCGCCCGCCGGGCGCAGCCCGCCGAAACCGTCTTCGTCGGCCCGGCCACGCTCGCCGTCGCCCGGGCCGACCGGCGCGCCGTCCGGCCGGGACATCGCCCGGAGCCGGTCGATCGCGCCCGGCACCGCGAACTGCGCCGCCCCGAGCCCCTCGACGACGTAACCGCGTCGGGCCCGCCCGGAGTCCTCCATCGCGCGCAGCACCCGGTAGACCGCGGCGAAGCCTCCGATGACCCGCTCGGTGCCGAGTGCCCCGCGGGTGAGCACGCCGTGCCGCTCGAGGAACGCCTCCGCGCGGGCGTGCGCCCGGCGCGTCGGATCGGGTTCGCGCTCGACGGCCAGCGCCCACCGGCCGCCGACCGACGGCGGGCCGCTCCGGCTCGGCATCGACGGGCGCCCGGCCCGGAGCTGCGCGTAGCGCCCGCGGCCCGCCGTCCGCCGGGTCCGATGCGCCGGCCCGCCTCCGGAGCGCCCCCGCCGCCGAGCCGCGCGCGCAGCGGGCCGAGGGTGTCGTTGCTCAGCAGTCCCGCCCAGACCAGGTCCCAGATCGCGGTGACCACGGCGTCGTCCGTGGGCCCGGGCTCCTCCTGCTCGACGAGCGCCCGCCCCGCCCGGTCCGCGAGCTCGCGGAAGAACAGCGCCCCACCGCCGACGGGGGGCTGCTCGAGATCCGGCTGGCCCAGGGCCGCCAGCACCGCCCGGTGCAGCGGCGTCCCCGCGACCTCGGGGTCCGGCTCGGGCAGCAGCAGGTCCGCGACGTCCGTGGGCGCCACGGCCAGCCAGCCGTCGCTGCCGGCCAGCGGACCGCACCCGGTCCAGGTGACCTCGCCGGCCGCCGTCAGCTCGTCGAGCA is a window of Pseudonocardia sp. T1-2H DNA encoding:
- a CDS encoding TetR/AcrR family transcriptional regulator, with the translated sequence MSTPDAVPLSRDARTRLRRAEIVTASARIFAEHGYAGVGMRQIADAVGIRGASLYHHFPAKEEILYAICLTVTREPNEENLPLLDAAGTPAHRLATLVRAHLRHLARRRVEHLVALHELASLSVPHRAEIDDYRRYYQRRVRDVVAAGMRAGEFGVPDAQLAAFGLCDMLNGFSSWFVDGRELELTDVVEGYVELIVGRMLGASGPL
- a CDS encoding class I adenylate-forming enzyme family protein, whose product is MTGLARPSELAEQYRTPLGRATIGDQLRRHARTKPGAVAVVGHAVDGTRTATTYAQLDARANRFAHVLRGLGVGRGDVVASMARNSVDVVAAYYGVLKLGAAFTGVNPMYGAPEVGHQLGHAEPRVVLVDEDFRGLVGTVLPDGTQLLGYPEIDTLLAEAPDTEPEADVHEHDVAMIVYTSGTEAAPKGVLIPHRNYLISTAPAWSWGLRTGPDDTWLFVMPFHTIAGLGSMTTLTLMGATLVLPATTDPARSLEIIAGERVTVIAQTPTFYLALAAQEAFGTDSVGTVRRCLTYGGQVAPHAVSSWAAAAPDAVWGTYWGQSELAQLGSVGWFRTLDDVPDRDPSWIGTPVTHLEIKVVDADGREAEIGELLCRSPSVMLGYHRDPERTGEVLADGWVHTGDMVRIDAAGNLFFHDRAKDMIKTGGMNVSSQEVERVLHAHPDVLRAAVVGLPDEYWSEAVTGFVIPQEGRAPDPAEIIAFCREHLAGYKTPKAVHVVAELPVDPQGKILKRELRKRGG
- a CDS encoding flavin-containing monooxygenase; the encoded protein is MTAPERPLDRARLTAALEHANLPSLVAVLHQLTGDRRWLADPYRPTRSRGMDDNDLGGFSPEVRAELRAAAADAVTAWADGRPPAVPAPTGEALAEIMSVAVGEPVPPEYAAMTAEDMGFAPAPVRTAPPNDLRVIVIGAGVSGILAAIKLAEAGIAHVVLEKNADVGGTWLENSYPGAGVDTPSHLYSYSFAPRAWSTHFGKRDEVWAYLRDVADRHGLRERIRFGTEVVSAVHGPAERRWTVRTATGETFTADAVISATGQLNRPKLPPIPGLGRFRGPIFHTAHWPADLDVTGKRIAIVGTGASAMQVVPAIAPDVARLTVFQRSPQWVAPNDVYFSPIEEGAQYLLDHVPYYRLWYRTRLAWNTNDRVHPALQKDDTWEHPERSVNAMNDGHRRVFTRYLESELDGRPDLVAKALPDYPPFGKRMLLDNGWFAALRRENVDLVTEAVAEITETGVRGVDGAECEADVVVLATGFETHKILFPIEVRGRSGRRIDEVWGPEDARAHLGITTPDFPNLFLTCGPGTVLGHGGSYITTAECQVRYIVDLLVTMLERDIAAVECRPEVEAEYVRRHDEAHERMIWTHPGMGNWYRNDAGRVVSALPWRIVDYWAMTREPDLADFVTEPAPP
- a CDS encoding nitroreductase family protein; this translates as MELTEAMRTTGTCRYFSPDPVPDDVLHRAFDAARFGPQGGNRQPVRWIVVRDAARKQALADLYLPPWKAYLAGIGIGDVAVGALPKTVADADHFAEHLAEAPAIVVVCAEIDGLHPTDHELGRLSVVGGASIYPVMQNLCLALRDQGVASAVTTLLCHSEPEVKKLLDIPDGVITAAHVAIGYPAKGFPHRLSRAAVEDTVSLDSYATPLFT